The Hordeum vulgare subsp. vulgare chromosome 7H, MorexV3_pseudomolecules_assembly, whole genome shotgun sequence DNA window CCCAAGATgcggcggccgaggagaggagggtttCGTCGAGGAGAGGAAGGTGACATTGGAGGAGAAGAATTTGGCTATGGAGGAGCAAACTAGATTGTttgaatgggagaagtacttgttcTTCATGGCCACATCTACCCTCGATGAGAAGCAAAAGGAGTACGTCAATCTTGCCCCTGAAGAAGTCTTGGTCGAAAAAAGAGCcaccgccatgggaggcatggaagGCCTGGGTGACATGGGTGACATGTGAGGCATGGAAGGCATGAGTTTTGGgtctctcatgggaggcatgggagcacCTTCGGGTGACATGGGTTGACACATGTCTTTCGGTGCGCCTCACATACCTTCGCATGATGCCATTGGAGATCTTGCCAACACCTTCCGAGCTCCCCATGATGATGCGACGCGCGacaatgaagaagaggaggaagaaacgaTTTTGGATCAGGAAGAAGAatcggaggaagaggaggacgacgatgaggacgcgaCATGATTGTTGATGTGCCATTTGTTTGCGTGAATTTTTATGTCATGAACTTGGTTGGGTGATTTTGGACTTGGTTGGATGATGACTTGGCATGATTGCTGATATGCTGTGCAATTAAACTATGATAttttttttttatgtttaaaaTATCATCACATTGTTAAAACGAAGATGTTAAAAGCGCCGGCTGCTCGCGAGCGCCGAAAGTTTAGCGCGTTTGCTGAAACGATGCGCGCAATTTGTTGCAACGGCCGCTGGAGCCGGCGCTCTGCGACGCATAAAAAATTTACTATTCCGTTAACCCGCCGCGCGGTTGGGTGGGTGTTGAAGATGCTTTAAGCGGATCCAAATGGAACAAAAAGATGGTGCTTGTTTGAGTGTTTGCGTTGGAGCCGCTCTGACCCTCCCTCGGCCGGCGGGGCGATAAAAAACCTGGGCGAAACGCCAAGACACACGCGTGAGGCTGGCGGAGGCACACAAAAGGTACATATGTGGAGCCACATGCCAGCCCACGGCCGCTTGGGATTCCACGGCCGAGCGTGTCGTGTCGTCGTGTGCGAAACTGGAAATTGTGCACGGCGCACCATCAGCATCCCCCGATGCCTCTTCTCTTTCCTGCTTCTGCTAGCGCAGCCGCACACACGAAAAGGCTCAACTCCTCTCCTCTCCATCATCTCGCCTTTCCTTTCCACCCCGCCccccactccccactccgccCAGGAACCCGAATCCCCTCCCACCTTTCTCCCCCGTCGCCCGGACAGATCTCCCGAGGCCTCCCCCCTCCCCGCAATCCGAAGCCGCGGCGAGCTAGCGCCGGGGGAGATCCGCCGCCTCAACTCTCGGtatgtgcgtgcgtgcgtgtgtgtgtggtaCGAGTGACCCCCCCCTTCTGTCTCACTTCCAATCCCCACCACCTTTCACTCTTGGCGCTGTACGAGATGGATTTCTAGGCGCCTGTTCCTGGCCGCGCTCCGAGTGGATTCTCGCGCCTTCGATGCCTCTTTGAGGCTAGGGGCAGGGTGATTTGGGAGGCCTTCTTAGGGGTTAGGGGTTTGGTTCTACGGAACGGAAGGGGTTATCAGATTATTTCTTGGGGCCAGGGCGCTGGTTTCGGGAATTATTCTTGGTTGTTGTGGGCGTAAGTACATATGTAGGGTTTCTTGTTGCGCAGTAACTCTAGATGAGGAAATTTTGGTGCTCTCTCATTTTGGCAAGTTTCTTGGCACCTCGTCAAGGGAATTAGGCCAATCTGGGGTTTTGATTCGAGTCCTCCACTTGTTGGAGAGCCCCGACGCCGTCTCGGCGCTCTGAAAGGGGTTTAATGGGGGCTGCTTATCCACAAAAAGGGAAATGACAGAGTCATCATCTGAAGCATGCAGTCGGCGTGTATGCAAGTCAGTGCAGTTTGCAGGGATGTTGTTGCAGGGTGTATCTAAAGTACTTTGCGGTGTGCAACATATTGGTGTCCCCTATTGCTTAAATAGGTTGTTATTCCATTGTTAAGTGGTGTAGCCTTTTACAGAATTTAAACGGTTTGTCCCCTGTATTATCGCATCTTTCCAGACTGTTAAACATATGCCTGCTGATAAAACAGCATTTAACCCGAGTTATctttttatgctacgtttccaggTTTTCATAGTTTCAACAATTCTACGGGAATGCTGTTTTAGCATGATTATACAAGTGAAGAAGCCTTGTAAATGTAGATTCTGAAGCTCTGTCATTGCTACACATACACCTGGATCATGGCACCGCGCAACAGAACTTCATCTAGAAGGCCTCTCTGGGTCATCATCTTGATTGCTTTTGTATGTGCGATAGTCACTGGAGCCTATCTTTATAAACCCCAGCATTACACGGGTTGCTACTTGTCAAATTCCTGTGGTTCTCAGCCTCCTCCAGTGCCTGTGAGAGTATACACCGATGATGAGATCGCTGCTCGTGCTGTAATGAGAGACATTGTTCTGTCCCCGCCTGTTCACTCGAAGAATCCGAAAATTGCTTTCATGTTCTTGACACCCAGTTCATTGCCTTTTGAGAAGCTTTGGGAAAAATTCTTCATGGTATGATTTTTGGCAATATTTGCAGAATTAAAATAATTATATCTCTGTATAGTCTTAATTGGAAATTGGTACACCTCAGTGGTTGAACTTGCATAATGTGATACTAATACTAATGTCTTCTCCTACTTGGAAGAAATGGATTATtaattatcatgcttatctttatgATAAAACTTCGAATTAATAGACCTACCTAATGAAAAGAACTGGATGTGCTCACTTGCTCAGTTGCATGTGCATGGATATCGGATACTGAATCCAGCTGCTTGGATGTAATGTTTTAGGGACATGAAGACCGATACACAATATACGTACATGCTTCAAGAGAAAAGACAGTTCATGCAAGTCCGATATTCGCTGGCAGGGATATTCGGAGTGAAAAGGTAAATTACTAGAATAGATTTAGAGACCGCCTCCTTTTACACTGTTTGTATTGATTTAGAGATCTTGTTTCATATTGTTTGAATTGATCTACACTGGAAAAAGTTTCCTCACATTCTATATAATACACTCACACCCACTCTACTTCCATGGAGTGTTGTAGTTTGTAGTCAAGACTCAGAGTCTGTTAATGCTCTTGAACCTGTATGGTTTGTGGGTACTATCATACCCTGTAAAATCTCCTGCTGCCTGATATGCATAGTGGATCTAGGTCCGTTTCACAGTGTAACATTTTAATTGTTTGAAACATTGATAGTTCAATTTGCCTGTAGGTGGTCTGGGGTACAGTTACTATGATTGATGCAGAGAGGAGGCTCTTGGCAAATGCACTGCAAGATGCTGATAACCAGCATTTTGTCTTGCTCTCTGAGAGGTTGGCCATTTCATTTGTTCTCATCTAAATTCAAATTGAAGATCCTTATCCTAATGCTTTGTTTTTATTGCAGTTGTGTACCACTGCATAACTTCGATTATGTGTATAGTTATCTCATGGAAACAAACATCAGCTTTGTTGACTCGTAAGTGACCGTCCTGACGGTTACGTTACAGATGATTCTCTATAGATGCAAGTTTTTTTTTAAGCTGAACATATGTCTGATTGAGGACTTGTTGTTTCCCTCCTATTCATTATTGTTACACACATCATAGCCTCACCAGTGACATACCAATTATTGTTCAGTTTCGATGATCCTGGTCCACATGGAGCAGGTAGAtactctgagcatatgttacctgAAATCGTCAAGAGGGATTGGAGAAAGGGTGCACAGGTGATAATTTCTATGCTTGATTTCGGAAAGTGGAATCCTTGTCTCCTTTaccaaactcaagttattcaatcGCATAAAATTGGATTATCAGAAACCTTGTAAAAATGACAATAATAATTCAGAGCCCTTCTTATTTATATCATATGGTTGCTGAATGTTGCATcacatttttcttctcttcgcacTTTCAGAATTTAAAAACAAGTTTTTGAATTTCAGTAACCATCTGTCTTCTAATTTAAACAATTGCCATGTTTTCCTATAGCCTAACATCCCACGTTCTGGTGTGTTCTCCTCTTGCAGTGGTTCACGGTGAAACGGCAGCATGCAGTTCTTATACTTGTTGACACTCTTTACTATGGAAAGTTCAAACGTTACTGTAAGGTAAATATCAGCTAACTTCGAAGAAACTAAAGCAAAATATCATGCTGTGCTTTTTCCCTTGAGAATTATATTGCTGTAGTGTCCGTCCTGGATGTTTGTTTAAGATTGTAAGGTATTCGACTTCATACGACATGCAACATTTTATACGTTAGTAATAGTACATaggaaaaaaaggtaaatgcccaTGCTGTCACATAATAGTTGTTTTAGTCTTGTTCGGTCTTCATGATTCGGTTATTGCATAATAGTACAAGGCCCACTTTGTTTTTTCATGGTCATGAGTTCCAAATGATCTTTATATCACCATGCAAGAAACCAGGGCACAGAGTTTTGTCTAAACTGGATTACTGTAGTTCCTTTGAAACACATAAACAGCTACTGAAACAAGTGGGTAATTGGGGATTATGATTCATTGCTCATGATACCTATTACTGTCAACCTAGCTATTCATATCTGGATTATATATCTTGTTTATTTACAATATTCAGCACTGTAAAGCGGAAAAAATAGAGAGGGCAAGTCCACACTGTGTTGCTACATTACTGTTTTGAGTTGGTACTACTTTCTTCTAATCGGTTGCCAATTTGCCATGACCTACAATGttgtttgatttctttttctgtattttGGTGGATATCAGGTAGTTCTTTCCTGATTTGTATGTCGCCACTGAtcttgtgatcattgcattttgcAGCCTGGAAATGAATATCATAACTGCTATTCTGATGAGCACTATCTGCCAACCTTATTTAATGTAAGCACTCAGAAGCTCCTAACCATTTTTTTTTACTTTACCCACCAgtaatatcatattgctatcgtgCCTGCAGATGGTTGATCCAACCGGAATTGCGAATTGGTCAGTGACACGTGTTGATTGGTCTGAAGGAAAATGGCATCCTAAAGTTTATAGGGCTGTTGACACAAGCTTTGAACTGCTTAAAAGTATAGCGGTGAGCTCTTTATTATACTCGTAcataaaaaatgaaaacaaaaggaGGAGGGGCACGGGGGTATTCTATTTAAGTTTATTTGTGCAAAatgcattgttttggaatttgtctAACTAAACATGTAATGTTTGCAGTCCATTGATGAGAGCATTCACGTGACCAGCAACGCAAAGGTATATAGTTATTTTGATTATCCCCCCTAATGAACAATTCTGATGAAACCTCAAACTGCAAAGTCGCTGCTTTTACATTTTCTGCAACCACAAGGCTATGAATCATCATCACCCCCTTCTCCGTGGAAAATCTCAGTATCTCACTATTCATCATGTTCATGCAGCATGAAATGCAGCGAAGACCGTGCATGTGGAACGGCATGAAGAGGCCTTGCTACCTATTCGCACGGAAATTCTACCCCGAGGCGCTCGACACTCTGATGAACATTTTCTCGAATTTCACTGTCATATGAGGACGGAGGCCTCAAGGATTCTTTTGCACCGATCATTGCCTACCGTGGCGTCGCAGTCCAGGCGTTGTCGTGTTGTACCTGGTGTTAGAATACACGCTTGTTCAGCAGAGGTTTGCACGTTTTCAGATGGCACCTGACCTGGCCTGCTGATCTCTGAAGCAAAATCTCTCGATGGCTAGGCTATTTTAGTAGTAGCTCTTTTAATGGCGATTTTTGCTGGTGTAGAACAGCGCAACTGCAAACCTGGTGACATATGCTTTGTGAATCGGAATGAGCCAGTTGGTCTGACCGAGAAGTGCTCCGTTCTTTTCTGAAATTCATGCCTGATCTAGTATGTGCCAGAAATGAGCCAGTTTTATTGGGGACATCTGAAATGAGCCAGTTCGTCTACTTGAGGTGCTAAACAGACCGGTATCTTTTATTTTGTGCGCTTGCCATTTCGTAGTAGCCTGATTTTTTTTGCACTATATATGAATAAACTGATAGTTTGCAAGATCTATGTGAACATATTTGTGGATTTGAGGGGGTGTTAATTACTACATCTGTACACTAATACAAGATGTTTCTGCAGTTCAGTCTGGACTGAAAATCCtaatgtaagacgtttttgcaGTTAAATTTGAACTGAAAAATGTCTTGCATTAGTTTACATAGGGAGTACTTATCAGTCGACCTAGATAAACATGTGTTTATTACATGGTGGATGTTTTTTTATTTGTTAtgagcaaacttataaaattgACTGAGAATTAGTTGCTTTCTTAAATCTTGCCAAGTTCATAAAATAATATTAACTTACCAAATCAATAGATTTACCATtacatatgcattcatagcataattatgtgGTATAGTaaatgttgattttttttttgaaagcacAAATTGTTGGTGCATCTTAGTGTGGAATAGCTAAGGTAGCTACATGCCCCTTAAAAAACAATTAACATTTTAAAAGAGTTGTAGTCAAACTTCTCTGACTTTGATTGCCGGTGTGTAAATATATATTGAGAGACTCCAAAAGAAAACAATATCAACAAGTTTGCGTTGAAAGTGCCCTTTTCAATTTTCGTTCATCTTTGGGAAACCACATCATATAGATTGTTGTAGTTGTAAACAAAACTGCTGCTTTATTCCACCAAGTCCAAGGCACAAATCCATGTGACACTGCTCATAACACCTAGCCAAGCAAGAGGTGTTTGATAAACAGAAATCATGTAAGTAAGCTACACCTtacccaacataaaaaacaaACACGAGCTTCCCTTGAAAGGAGCCCGGTAAGAAGTATTCTTGTGGAGACGATGCCGGGTCAGTCGACAGGGAGGGAGAGGACACACGAAAGCAGCATCCCATCCCCACCGATTTCCATTTTTCAGCAGCAGCaaagccttcttcttcttgagctgctgcTGCTGACATACACTCTCTGTAGTTTCATCCTACTCCACCACGATCTCAGGCAGCTTCAGCATGCTTGCGTGGCCGCCGCACCTGCTCGCCCTGGCGCTCCGGCAGCACCGCCCGGTTTCCCCGGCAGCGCAGCCGGCCCGCCGGCTCGAGCACGCGTCCCTCGCTTTGGTTCCGCATCCCTCGTTGTCGTCGCCCACCGTGTCGCGGCGGAGGCTGAGGCTGCCGCAGTCGGTCGGACGAGCCGTGGCGCGGGCCTTGGCCTTCGAGTGATGCCCGCATTCTTCTTCGATCTGGTGATCGCACAGGATTTGTTGTTGGGCAGCAGCTGATTCGTCGATCAGGATGGAGTGCTCTTGGGTTGACGACTCAACCGAGTTGGTGCTGTGCTCATCGTGCTTCTCTTTGCAGTGGCTATGGCCATGGCCATGGGAAATGTTCTTGCTTGTGACCAGCTTGATGCTCGCCTCTTTGCAGTGGCTGTGGCCATGGCCATGGCCATGATCTTGACAGCGATGGCTGTCCATGGGGTGCAGCTTGCTCGGTTCTTTGCAGTGGCCGTGGCCATGCCCATGATCTTCACATCCGTGGTGGTGCGGGCTGCCCGGCTCTTCGCGGTCGCCATGCCCGTGACAATGATGTTCATCGCCGCAAGCATGGCCACCAGCAGACGAATCCCCGCAGCCGCCTGCTGATTTGCACGGACCGTCGGAGCAATGGTGGTGGTGGGACGCCGACGTGCCATGCTTCTCGATGTGAGAGCGAGGCCCATGGCGAGCACCGTCTCCCCCCCTCAGCAGCATCATGCTGTACATGATCACCAGCAAGCACGTGCCGACGTCCGCCAGCACCGCCGCCCAGACGAGCGGGTGGCCGGCGAGCGCCAGCCCGACGATGGCGAGCTTCGTCGCGACCGAGAAGACGATGTTGGTGACGATGGTCCGGCGCGTCCGCCTCGCCAGCCGGACGGCCTTGGGGATCCTGCGGATGTCGTTGGACATGAGCGTGACGTGGCTGGTCTCCATGGCGACGGCCGATCCGGACACGCCCATGGAGACCCCGACGTCGGCCCTGGCCAGCGCCGGCGCGTCGTTCATGCCGTCGCCGATCATCAGCGTCGGGCCGTCCCTCGCCTTGAGCTCGTCGACGAGCCGCACCTTGTCCTCCGGCAGCAGGTCGGAGTGAACCTCGGCCAGGACGTTTCCCAGCTGCCAGCGAGAAACACACAAGTTAATTAGAGAATGAGGAGAGTGCAGGACTGCTAAGAGATTTGATTTTTACCTGGTTCTGTGCATGGGTGGCAGCGGCAGCGCTATCGCCTGTGAGCATCACCGACTTGATGCCCATTGATCTGAGCTCCCTGATGGCTTCGGCGGATCCAGTTCGGCAGACGTCCGAGAGACCGAATATCCCCACCAGTTCCTTGTTGCAGGCCACGTATCCAACCGTGACCCCTTTGATGTCATTTACCTCTGGAACTATAAAACATGACAAGGTTCGCACAAGATCGTTTAGTAACTTGAAAAAAATCGGGTTTCAGACCATGAAACAAACATATAGGAATTGAGAGAGACTTGAAAGGTCCTGTTCACTGATATTCATGAGGTTCAGAGGTAACTAGCACCAGAACatgtactgacacacacacatatatacttGGAAGATTCACATTTCTTTACCAACCTGTTTCACATGAAGCCCTTGACAAGATCCTTCTGTTCCCGACATATACGCCATGTCCGTCGATTTCACCATAAATCCCCTCGCCAGGATAAATCTGAAATTCCATGACATTCTCCGGTGTCGGTTTCGCGGAGTTCGATCGAGCATAATCAACAAGGGCAGCTGCCATTGGGTGGCTCGACCTGCTCTCGACGCTCGAAACCCTGCAAAATACATGAaactaagcacacacacacatatccaGGCAACCCACAAGAAacttgaagaaaaacaaaagtgcCAGATGAAGTATCAACAATGCACTCTGACAGGTACAGGAAGTGGCACTCACCAGCTGAGAAGCTGCTGCCTCGGAACACGTTCTCCGACTGGCCGGAACTCGGCTACGGAGAACTCTCCGCTGGTGATCGTGCCGGTTTTGTCGAAAGCCGCGACTTTGATCCCGGCCAAGGACTCGAGGACATCCCCTCCTTTGATGAGCAGCCCGGTCCTCGCGGCCATGAGCAGCGCGCAGAAGGTGGCGACCGGCGTCGACAGAACTAGAGCGCACGGGCAGGCGCTCACCAGGAGCACCAGGGCCAGCTGAAACCAGTGCCTGAGGTTGTGCGCTCTCACGATCACCGGGGTCACCGCCACCGCCGCTGCCATCACGATCACCGCTGCAGGCGCAGTCATGGAGAACATAAAAACAGTGAGGAAAGGAAAAGAGTACCAACTGATCAACTATTTCTGTGCAAGTATCTGAGTCTATTTAGCAGGTTACGTACCAGGCGTGTAGTACTTGGCGCAGGTGTCGATGAGCCTCTGCGTCTCGGACCTACTGTTCTGGGCTTCTTCGACCAGCCTCGCCATCTTGGCCACCGCCGAGTTGTCGGCCATGGCCGTCGTCCTCACGGAAATGTACCCTGAAATCACCATTGCCCAGCGAGCATACAGACAGAAACCATTAAAGTTCAGATTTTTTCCTGTAGCAGCAGGAAAAAACTGAGCGATGTCTGGTAGTAGTGGGTACCGTCTATGTTGAGGGTGCCGGCCCAGACCTGCGAGTCCGTCTGTTTGGCCACCGGGAAGGACTCTCCGGTGAGGGTCTGCTCGTCGACCTCGCTCCGCCCCTCGACGACGACGCCGTCTATCGGTACGACCTCCCCCGCCTTCACTGCTATCACCGTGTTGACCTTCACGTCCTGGGCCGCGACCACCTGCCCCGTCTCCGCTAGCACGGCGTTCTGTGGTGCCATGCTCATCAGCGACGACATCCCGGCGGTGGCCTGTACACGTCAACGGGGAACTATTTTTGCTTACATGGAAAATGATTAGCAACTAGCTAGTGCCTTTAAGAGATGAATTGCTTTTAGCAGGGTGGGAAAGTTGCATTTTCTTCACGACACTT harbors:
- the LOC123413504 gene encoding glycosyltransferase BC10-like, which gives rise to MAPRNRTSSRRPLWVIILIAFVCAIVTGAYLYKPQHYTGCYLSNSCGSQPPPVPVRVYTDDEIAARAVMRDIVLSPPVHSKNPKIAFMFLTPSSLPFEKLWEKFFMGHEDRYTIYVHASREKTVHASPIFAGRDIRSEKVVWGTVTMIDAERRLLANALQDADNQHFVLLSESCVPLHNFDYVYSYLMETNISFVDSFDDPGPHGAGRYSEHMLPEIVKRDWRKGAQWFTVKRQHAVLILVDTLYYGKFKRYCKPGNEYHNCYSDEHYLPTLFNMVDPTGIANWSVTRVDWSEGKWHPKVYRAVDTSFELLKSIASIDESIHVTSNAKHEMQRRPCMWNGMKRPCYLFARKFYPEALDTLMNIFSNFTVI
- the LOC123413503 gene encoding cadmium/zinc-transporting ATPase HMA2-like codes for the protein MAGKLEKSYFDVLGICCPSEVPLVEKLLEPLAGVRKVTVVVPSRTVIVLHDAAAISQAQIVKALNGARLQASVRAYGGGGQSKINKWPSPYVLLCGVLLVASLFQHFWRPLRWLALVATAAGLPPIVLRSVAAARRLTLDVNVLMLIAVAGAVALKDYSEAGFIVFLFTTAEWLETRASCKATAGMSSLMSMAPQNAVLAETGQVVAAQDVKVNTVIAVKAGEVVPIDGVVVEGRSEVDEQTLTGESFPVAKQTDSQVWAGTLNIDGYISVRTTAMADNSAVAKMARLVEEAQNSRSETQRLIDTCAKYYTPAVIVMAAAVAVTPVIVRAHNLRHWFQLALVLLVSACPCALVLSTPVATFCALLMAARTGLLIKGGDVLESLAGIKVAAFDKTGTITSGEFSVAEFRPVGERVPRQQLLSWVSSVESRSSHPMAAALVDYARSNSAKPTPENVMEFQIYPGEGIYGEIDGHGVYVGNRRILSRASCETVPEVNDIKGVTVGYVACNKELVGIFGLSDVCRTGSAEAIRELRSMGIKSVMLTGDSAAAATHAQNQLGNVLAEVHSDLLPEDKVRLVDELKARDGPTLMIGDGMNDAPALARADVGVSMGVSGSAVAMETSHVTLMSNDIRRIPKAVRLARRTRRTIVTNIVFSVATKLAIVGLALAGHPLVWAAVLADVGTCLLVIMYSMMLLRGGDGARHGPRSHIEKHGTSASHHHHCSDGPCKSAGGCGDSSAGGHACGDEHHCHGHGDREEPGSPHHHGCEDHGHGHGHCKEPSKLHPMDSHRCQDHGHGHGHSHCKEASIKLVTSKNISHGHGHSHCKEKHDEHSTNSVESSTQEHSILIDESAAAQQQILCDHQIEEECGHHSKAKARATARPTDCGSLSLRRDTVGDDNEGCGTKARDACSSRRAGCAAGETGRCCRSARASRCGGHASMLKLPEIVVE